In the genome of Salinispirillum sp. LH 10-3-1, one region contains:
- a CDS encoding HU family DNA-binding protein: MNKSELIDAVAASADIPKAAAGRALDAMIDAVSGALKDGDQVVLVGFGTFAVKERAARTGRNPQTGAPIQIAAAKVPGFKPGKALKDAVN, encoded by the coding sequence GTGAACAAGTCTGAATTGATTGATGCCGTAGCAGCTTCTGCTGACATTCCAAAGGCGGCTGCTGGTCGTGCATTGGATGCAATGATTGACGCTGTATCTGGTGCGTTGAAAGATGGCGATCAGGTTGTGTTGGTTGGTTTTGGTACTTTTGCGGTTAAAGAGCGTGCTGCACGCACTGGCCGTAACCCACAAACCGGTGCTCCTATCCAGATTGCTGCGGCTAAAGTTCCTGGCTTCAAGCCAGGAAAAGCGCTGAAAGACGCCGTTAACTGA